The DNA window AGCACGCCGAACGGGCCCGCGCGACGCTGGCCATTTTGCGCACCCGAGCCACCGACCGGCACATCCAGCGGATCCAGTCCATGGTGCTGGAATCATTGCAACTGCTGCTGCGCAAGGACGGCCTCGTGCAGGAAGTGATCATCGACTCCGACACCTGCGAGATGGAACTCATCGGTCCGGAGGGACGTCCCGTACAACCCCGGACCCTATCCGCTGGCGAGCGTCAGCTATTGGCCGTCGCTCTGCTCGCCGGCCTCGCCAGAGCATCGGGACGCATGCTGCCCGTCGTCATCGACACGCCCCTGGGGCGCCTCGATAGTGATCACCGTGACCGATTCGTCCAAAGTTACCTGCCCAACGCCAGTCACCAGGTGATCGTTTTATCGACCGACACCGAGATCACCCCTGAGCTACTGGGCACCCTCGACGGCGCCGTTAGCCATACCATCCGTCTCGAGCACGATCCCGACAGCCACGCAACCTACCCCGTAGAAGGCTATTTCGCTGGCGCGCGTGAGGCCCAGCGACGCGAGGAGATGGCCCGATGACGCACCGGAGTAAGAGGTTTATAGCGGATGGCGCCGTCGTGGGCCCCCCGGACGCCGTCCGCATTGGAGCAGACGTTCGCGAGCAGCTGATCACAATGAAACGGCGGACCGGGGTGATGAATTGGAACGTGTTGTGCCGATGGGCGCTGTGCCGATCCCTCGCCGAGCCCACGGCTCCGACGGCCGCCTCGCTGAGCAGTGACACCGCAGTCGAGATGACCTGGAAGACATTTGCCGGCAACACCGGCGACCTCTACTGGTGGCTCATCAAACTGCGTACGCAGCAACTCCAGCTGTCACTCGATGAGCCCTCACTGCACGTTCAGCTGCGTGCTCACATCACCCGAGGCACGCAATATCTCGTCGGTGATGCAGGTATGCGCGATACGCCTGATCTCATCGCGCTCGTACGATGACGAAAGCCCATAGCAGAAGCGCGACGGGCTCAGGCACACATGGGATGCCCGATTCGCTGGGGCGAACGAGAGGCGCGACGCGGATCTGACCCCGGAAGGGTAGGCGAGTGGGTGTGGCGTATGAGCAGGCGGTCGTCGAAGTCTCACAGGCCGGCTCGGCAACAGACCGCCGCAGTACGGCGGCAACCTGGGCCCGGGTCCTAGCGTATGCGGACGACTCGGTGCCGCTCGGCACCCTGCTCGGCGGCCCGTCATTTGTCGATACCGACATCAGCGGCTGGTGCCGAACGCGTCGGGCTCAACGGGTTCTGGCCCGCCACGACCTCACCCATCTCGGAAAGCTGGTGGTCACGACACTCGGGCAGTTGCGCAGCATTCCCGACTGTGGTGCCGTCAGCGTCGACGACATCCTGGAAGCAGTACTGCTTGCGGTCATCGGTGACCACGAGTCCGCACTGCATGGCATTCTGCCCCTGCCGCGTGCGGAAAAAGATCAAGCCGTGCCCCTGGATGCAGCTCCGCCCATCGCCCGACAGGACACACCGGTATCGGACCCGCTGCTCGACATCCTCGAGAGTAGGTAGGAGTGAACATGCTGCCGTCCTGGGACCCGAACTGGAAGCGCCGCTACAACTCTCCCCCTGACAACCTGATCAACGACTTCTACATCCCGTCGTTCGCTCGGTCCACTACGTACGACCGAGCCGTCGGCTTCTTCTCTGCCAAGCTCCTAGCGTCTATCGCGCCCGCCATCGACCGGTTCGTGCTCAACGGCGGCAGGATGCGCCTCATCACCTCCCCAGCACACCTGAACGACGAAGAACTCGAAGCCATCGGTGAAGGCGAGGAGCTGCGGCAGCGCATCCGAGAAGACCTCATCGCAGCCGTCGCCAAGCCCATCCCTAACCCCGTCCTCGTCGACCGGCTGAAACTACTCACTTGGATGGTCGCAAACGACAGGCTCGACGTGCGCATCGCGCTACGCGAGCACCCGCGAGGATACGGTCTCTTCCACGAGAAGATCGGCGTGTTCGCAGACCATGAGGGCAACTGGATGACCTTCACCGGAAGCCCCAACGAAACGCTCGGCGGCGCCCAACTGCACTCAGAGTCATTTCCGCTGCACCGAAGCTGGGCCAACGAAGACCAACGCGCCTACGCGCAGGAGGAACGTGATCGCTTCGAGCACGTGTGGCAGGAACAGATTGACGGCATCGCACTCTGGCGAGTGAACGACTGGATCGAAGATCCCATGCGTTCGACCTTCGGCGTCCGCGCCCCCTCAGCGGCCCAGGCCAGAATCCACGAGCAAGGCGAACCCGACCGACTATACGTGTCGCTTGTTGATGACGCGACGTTCGTTCCGTCGCTCCCTGAGGACCTTGTTCTGCGAGACTATCAAAGGACCGCAGTCAATGACTGGCTCAAGGCCGGCGGCAAAGGCACCTTCGCCATGGCTACAGGGACCGGCAAGACACTGACAGCGCTCGCCGCCACAACCCAGGCTTCGATCTATGTCGCCAAAAGTGATCGTCCCCTACTGATCCTGGTCATCGTTCCTTCGATCGATCTCGTAGGACAATGGTTGTCTGATGCGGAGCGGTTCAACTTCCGGCCCGCCGTCTGCCATGGGGACCTGCGGCGCGGCCAAGAGGAGCATCTCAAGTCGGTTTTCTCGGCTGCTCGATCAAATCACGGACGCCGCACTGAGATGGTGATCACGACGGCCGACAGCCTAACCCCGCGCACCAATGAAGGCGGCTCAGATCATTTCCTGCAACGCCAGCTCGGGCGCCATAAGGGTCACCTGCTTGTCATCGGCGACGAGATGCATTCCCTGGGAACATCGAGCCGGTTGGCAGCGCTGCCCACCCACGCAACCATGCGGCTGGGACTGTCGGCCACGCCGAAACGCCATGGCGACGAAACCGGCACGGAAGCGCTGCTGGACTATTTTGGTGCCCCGGTGCTCTCCATCAGCATCAAAGAGGCCATCTACAGGTATTACGCCTTGGTGCCGTACGACTACTACCCGCAGCCGGTCGAGCTTACCGACGAGGAGAGCGTTCAATATCGCCTCATATCACAGCGAATCGCCCGGGCTTTTGCTGCCGAGGACGACCAAGCCGCCGAAGCGCACATTAGGGCACGCACTCGGTTGATCCAGCACGCGGCGAACAAGCGAGTGCGCTTGCGGCAGCTCATGGCGCAACGGCTGAGAAACGAGAGTCATCAGATCATCTACGTCGCGGAAGGCCGTGACCCTGAGTCGGACTTCTCGCAGCTAGAAGAAACCGAGCGGATGTTGGCCTCGGAGTTCGGCATGCGCGTTGAGCGCTACTACGGAGAAACTGACCGGCGCCGTCGAGAGCTGCTGCAGGCACGCTTGGCGTCCGGCGACATCCAAGCCCTGCTGGCGATGAAGTGCCTCGACGAGGGTGTCGACATCCCCTCGGCTCGGATCGGCGTGATCACCGCCTCCACCCAGAACCCACGGCAGTTCGTCCAGCGCCGCGGCAGGCTCCTGCGTCGGGATCCCGACAACCCGAAGTCACATGCGGTGATCTACGACTTCATCGTCATGCCGCCACGCCCGGACGGCGCGGCGTCGGAATCTGAGAAACGCCTGATCGGAGTCGAGCTGTCACGCGCCGCCGAGTTGGCGGATGCGGCTCGCAACAGCGAGGCTCTATCCTCAGTGATTGCCTGGGCGTACGAGTATGGGCTGCGCCCTGCCGAGTACACGTGGATGGACCTCACCGCTGAGGGCGACATGGAGGAGTGGGCGCAATGAGAGCCTTCGAGGAGCACATGAAAGAGCTGGCAGCACAGCTGAGCCCTCAAGCACTCCTCGTCACCAAGTTCATCATCGAGGCCGAGCACCGGCGCAGGTTCTCCGATGACCGCACTGACCTGCAGGAAGAGTTCGCCCTGCGCGCGTTGCAGACGGTGCAGAAGGCAGGGGAAGGTCAGTGAAGTTCACCTCTCTGACCATGAAGAACTGGCGGCCCTTCCACGGCACCCACCGCATCGACTTTTCCACCGACCCCGAACGGCCAGTGACGTTGATCCTTGGCCCCAACGGGGCGGGCAAGACCGGACTGCTCAACGCCTTCACGTGGGCTCTGTACGGTGACTTCACCGACGGCTTCGAGATTAAGGAGAGCCTCGTCAACATCGAGGCCCTCAAGAACGATCCTGATGCAGAAACCGTCGTCGAACTCGAGCTCGAACATGCAGGAGCGAACTACAAGGTCAAGCGGAAGACCGACGCCCGAAAGCAGCTCGACGGCGACTACCCCGTGACAGTCACCAGGAACGGTGAGCTGACGATCATGGATGAGATATACCGGATCTTGCCGAAGCCACTCAAGGACCTGTTCTTCTTCCCGGCGGAAACGTTTAACAACGCAAGTGTTCTGCAGGGCGATCGGCCGGGGGAAGGCGCATCTCTGAATATCGGGTCGGCAATCAGGGCGTTGCTGGCAGGAGACATTTACGATCACGCGGCCGAGGATCTACGCGGCGCCCTCGCGAGCGAGGCCCTGCGCCCGACTCAGAAGTACACCAACGAGACAGTGGACGCGGCGCGCCACGCCTGGGAGCAGGCACAGATCGAACTCACTGCCGCCGAAGACAGGCGCGACAAGCTCCCGGACCTGCTTGCACAGGCCCGGGATCAGGCCGCCCGGGCTAAGCGGGAGGCGGAAAAGTATAATCCCGACGAGGTAAAGAAGTGGGAACGCAAGTACTCCGCGCTCAAGGTTGCGGTAGATGCCGCCGATGGTATGGCACAGCGCGCTCATGATCTCTACCTCGCTTTGGTCCGAAACGCATACCTCCACTTCAGTCAACGCGCTACCGAATCAGCCGTTCAGCGGCTTGATATAGCCGAGAAGTACGGTCTGATGCCGCCGCGTATTCACGACTCAGTACTGGAGAAGTCCCTCGCTGACGGCGTGTGCGCGCTGTGTCGGACACCGCTCGCCGACGAAACGCGCACACGAGTCGCAGAACTGCTGTCCCACGTGACCGAGCACGCGATCGCCGTTCTCGGGCTGGAGACGCGAACAGAACTCAAAAGCCATCTGGAGCAGTTCGAGCGCCAGATCACCGATCTGCGCGTCCAGGTCGGCTCGCTCGCTGACGACCTAGGAGTGGCCGGGCCGGCAAAAGACGCGGACATGCGAATGCTGCAGTCGGTGCTGCGCATGAGCATCGAGGCGGCGAGCCGTGCACAGACCAAGAGTCGGCGCGAACTCAAGGAATTTATGGAGGAGCAGGACGCTCCGAGCGCGGTTGGCGGAAACAGCCCTGTTGACATCGCCATGTTCAAGCAACAGGCCGTCGACCGGCTCGAGCAGGAGTTCCGAGAAATCGATGCAGCCATCGAGGCCGCCAAGCTGCTCGAACGTGAGAAAATGGCCGACTACACCCGGAAGTCGTCCAAGCTGGACACTCATAATCGGCGGACGGCGGCTATCGAGATTCTTCGTGCAGCCAAAGATTTCTTCGATGCGGCCCGCAAAGGGTTGAGTATCCATGGTCGGCAGGATTTCGCCAATGCAATCAATGAAACCTATACTGATTTGATTGCTAAGCAATACGAGATCCGCGTTGGTGAGGACTTCAGTATCACTGTGGCCGCAGAGGGTCGCGACGAGCCGATGCCGCTGTCGCAATCGGAGAAAGTTCTCCTGCTGATCGCTTTCCTCGGCGCCATCGCGCGACTCGCGCCAGTCTATGCCGAGATTGCACGCAGGAACGAGCAGTTCCAGCGGGCAGGCGAAGTGAAGACATCTTCGAAGGAGGGTTTCCCCGTCGTGCTCGACTCTCCGACCAGTCCGCTGGACGACGAGTACGAGGTCGACGTAGTGCGGGCGCTTCCGCACCTCCTCCCGCAAACTATCGTCATTGTCTCGGCGAAGTCGGTCGAGACATGGGAGACGATCTCCTGCGATGTCGGGAGCGTCAATATCATGGAATTGACGTCCCATAAGCAAAGCAACCGGCATGTCCGCTGGAATGGGAAAGATCACATCTACAGCACCCAGGACGACGGTGTCGAACCGGCACGTACACGCATGACGAAGATTGGCTGAGGAGCCGTCGTGGCGAGTGTCTACATTTACCCTATGCACCGGCCGCTGCTCGATTCCCTGATCGCGACAGGGAAGGCGAAATCTGTTGCCGCAGGGACTAAGACAGGGCCGTTTCGAGAAATGCGCGACGCTTACGTATTCGTAGCCTCAATGGCGCTCGCGATGAATCAGCCCGCTACGCCGAACGCTATGCCTGATTCCAGGAAAGACGCTGTTGAGATTCAGGACCGGGTATTCCTGCGCGCCGAAGGTGCTCGCGAGTTGGCTGCTGCGGCGGTACTAACTAGCGCGGAGGCGGGCGATTTCGAGCGCGACACGCTGCGACACGAGCTGGACCTGCTCTCTGAGCAGTTGCTCGTAGAACGGCTCGCCCTTCTGGACCGCTACGCCTTCGCCGGCTTTGAGTGGCTGCGCGAGCGGCAGGACGACGAGAGTGGTGTTCGGGACCTGATTTTATCCGCGATCGACAGCGTCGACTGTGTCCAGCGGCAAGTGGACGATGATTCGGACGTTCAAGACCCGCTGTGGTCAATGCTCAGTGGTCTCCAGGACGAGGCGCTCTAGCCCAGCGCTCCCGTAGTAATAGTGGGAGCCGCGTCCTCGCGTACGAGGCGGTTCGCGGCTCAAATACGACGGTTGCCGTGCCACCGGGACTTCTCGACGGCACCGCTATTTCAGTATCGGGATTGTCAAGCCCTTAGTGCTCCCAAGGTATTTCGCGGCACGTGATCAGCTGTTTGCCAACGCGGCTATGAGCGTCCCGGTTACCAGGTATGGACCTAAGGCAATGTTGTGAGCATGGCGCAGCGCCAAGCGTGCTAGCGCTTCGGGTAGTGCGAGCACGAAGGGCAATAGGCTGCCGAGGAGAACCGCGTGCCAGCTGATGGTGCCCAGGGCAGTGCCGAGCAGGGCGGCTAGCCGCACGTCGCCCAGGCCCATTCCGCTGCCTGCCACGACGACCAAGGCCAGGTAGAGCCCGCCCAGCGCAGCTGCGGCGAGCGCGGCGGTGACCAGCGTTCGAGTCTGACCCGTGGTCGCCGCCTGGCCGGCCAGCACGACGCCGACGGTCAGGGCGGCGACGCTGATCACGGGCGTGGGCAGCCTGCGGACCGCGACGTCGACGGCGGCGAGCAGCACGCCGGTGTGCATCACCACCAGCCAGACCGCCAGTAGGGGCAGGCCGCCGGGGGCGTCGCGCAGAATCCAGGCCAGGCCGGCAGAGGCAACAGCCAGCCCGATGCCACACAGCTCCGATACGGCCACCAACGTCAACGCGCTCCTAGCCGGAACACGGCTGAAAGCCGGGC is part of the Micromonospora sp. WMMD980 genome and encodes:
- a CDS encoding DEAD/DEAH box helicase family protein, which encodes MLPSWDPNWKRRYNSPPDNLINDFYIPSFARSTTYDRAVGFFSAKLLASIAPAIDRFVLNGGRMRLITSPAHLNDEELEAIGEGEELRQRIREDLIAAVAKPIPNPVLVDRLKLLTWMVANDRLDVRIALREHPRGYGLFHEKIGVFADHEGNWMTFTGSPNETLGGAQLHSESFPLHRSWANEDQRAYAQEERDRFEHVWQEQIDGIALWRVNDWIEDPMRSTFGVRAPSAAQARIHEQGEPDRLYVSLVDDATFVPSLPEDLVLRDYQRTAVNDWLKAGGKGTFAMATGTGKTLTALAATTQASIYVAKSDRPLLILVIVPSIDLVGQWLSDAERFNFRPAVCHGDLRRGQEEHLKSVFSAARSNHGRRTEMVITTADSLTPRTNEGGSDHFLQRQLGRHKGHLLVIGDEMHSLGTSSRLAALPTHATMRLGLSATPKRHGDETGTEALLDYFGAPVLSISIKEAIYRYYALVPYDYYPQPVELTDEESVQYRLISQRIARAFAAEDDQAAEAHIRARTRLIQHAANKRVRLRQLMAQRLRNESHQIIYVAEGRDPESDFSQLEETERMLASEFGMRVERYYGETDRRRRELLQARLASGDIQALLAMKCLDEGVDIPSARIGVITASTQNPRQFVQRRGRLLRRDPDNPKSHAVIYDFIVMPPRPDGAASESEKRLIGVELSRAAELADAARNSEALSSVIAWAYEYGLRPAEYTWMDLTAEGDMEEWAQ
- the dndE gene encoding DNA sulfur modification protein DndE, whose product is MTHRSKRFIADGAVVGPPDAVRIGADVREQLITMKRRTGVMNWNVLCRWALCRSLAEPTAPTAASLSSDTAVEMTWKTFAGNTGDLYWWLIKLRTQQLQLSLDEPSLHVQLRAHITRGTQYLVGDAGMRDTPDLIALVR
- a CDS encoding AAA family ATPase; this encodes MKFTSLTMKNWRPFHGTHRIDFSTDPERPVTLILGPNGAGKTGLLNAFTWALYGDFTDGFEIKESLVNIEALKNDPDAETVVELELEHAGANYKVKRKTDARKQLDGDYPVTVTRNGELTIMDEIYRILPKPLKDLFFFPAETFNNASVLQGDRPGEGASLNIGSAIRALLAGDIYDHAAEDLRGALASEALRPTQKYTNETVDAARHAWEQAQIELTAAEDRRDKLPDLLAQARDQAARAKREAEKYNPDEVKKWERKYSALKVAVDAADGMAQRAHDLYLALVRNAYLHFSQRATESAVQRLDIAEKYGLMPPRIHDSVLEKSLADGVCALCRTPLADETRTRVAELLSHVTEHAIAVLGLETRTELKSHLEQFERQITDLRVQVGSLADDLGVAGPAKDADMRMLQSVLRMSIEAASRAQTKSRRELKEFMEEQDAPSAVGGNSPVDIAMFKQQAVDRLEQEFREIDAAIEAAKLLEREKMADYTRKSSKLDTHNRRTAAIEILRAAKDFFDAARKGLSIHGRQDFANAINETYTDLIAKQYEIRVGEDFSITVAAEGRDEPMPLSQSEKVLLLIAFLGAIARLAPVYAEIARRNEQFQRAGEVKTSSKEGFPVVLDSPTSPLDDEYEVDVVRALPHLLPQTIVIVSAKSVETWETISCDVGSVNIMELTSHKQSNRHVRWNGKDHIYSTQDDGVEPARTRMTKIG
- a CDS encoding prepilin peptidase; translated protein: MNPAVLGLALSGGALAGLALPYAYTWLVTNPPAIAGSPASGTARMGSPAFSRVPARSALTLVAVSELCGIGLAVASAGLAWILRDAPGGLPLLAVWLVVMHTGVLLAAVDVAVRRLPTPVISVAALTVGVVLAGQAATTGQTRTLVTAALAAAALGGLYLALVVVAGSGMGLGDVRLAALLGTALGTISWHAVLLGSLLPFVLALPEALARLALRHAHNIALGPYLVTGTLIAALANS